In a genomic window of candidate division WOR-3 bacterium:
- the rplK gene encoding 50S ribosomal protein L11 produces MTKKVLAVVKLQIPAGQATAAPPVGPALGQHGVNIAEFIRAFNEATKREPPGMLIPVIVTIYADRKFTFVTKSPPASVLLKQAAGLAKGSAEPNRVKVGVVTRKAIREIAEKKMKDLNASSLEAAIKIIEGTARSMGLTVEG; encoded by the coding sequence ATGACGAAGAAAGTTCTCGCAGTAGTTAAATTACAGATTCCCGCAGGTCAGGCGACTGCAGCACCACCAGTTGGTCCGGCACTGGGGCAGCACGGTGTGAATATTGCGGAGTTTATCCGGGCTTTCAATGAGGCAACAAAGCGGGAGCCGCCAGGAATGCTGATTCCGGTGATTGTTACGATTTACGCCGACCGGAAATTTACATTCGTGACCAAAAGTCCGCCGGCATCGGTGCTGTTGAAGCAGGCAGCCGGACTGGCAAAGGGTTCGGCTGAACCCAACCGGGTAAAGGTGGGTGTGGTAACCAGAAAGGCGATCCGGGAAATTGCGGAAAAGAAGATGAAGGACCTGAATGCCAGCAGTCTGGAGGCGGCAATAAAAATCATCGAAGGGACCGCCCGTTCGATGGGACTTACAGTGGAGGGTTAA